Within Elizabethkingia sp. JS20170427COW, the genomic segment CATCTACTCTCAATGCAAAAATAACGATATCTTCGAGCATAATATAAAAGATAAGGTACATATTGTTACTGGTATCGGAGGAAAGGGAATGACGGGAAGTGCAGGGTTTTCCAAACAAAACATTAATAAATTACTCACTTAAATTTTCACAAACAATGACAAATATAGAAATGGTTATCTTCGATATGGCAGGAACAACAATTAATGAAAATAATCTTGTTTACAAAACTATTCACAAAGCCTTTTTAAACCAAGGGTTTCAAATTAGCTTAGATCAAGTTCTTGAAGAAGGTGCAGGTAAAGAGAAAAGGCAGGCTATACAAGACATTCTCACAAAATATCAGCTTTGCCAAAATATCGAACAAACCACCAATACAATTTTTGAATATTTTAAAGTTGCTTTATCTGAAGCCTATAATAATATTAAAGTTTCACCGATCGAAGGAGTGCCTGAGCTCTTCAAGAGACTCAAACAAAAGGGAATTAAAATCATCTTAAATACAGGATACGACTCCAAGACTACTTATACTTTACTACAACAAGTAGGCTGGAAAGTTGGAAAAGAAATTGATCTTATTGTAAACGCTGATGATGTTAGCCTAGGGCGTCCTCATCCAGATATGATTATAAAAGCTATGAATATTTT encodes:
- a CDS encoding phosphonatase-like hydrolase; its protein translation is MTNIEMVIFDMAGTTINENNLVYKTIHKAFLNQGFQISLDQVLEEGAGKEKRQAIQDILTKYQLCQNIEQTTNTIFEYFKVALSEAYNNIKVSPIEGVPELFKRLKQKGIKIILNTGYDSKTTYTLLQQVGWKVGKEIDLIVNADDVSLGRPHPDMIIKAMNIFNISNPQKVLKAGDSDIDILEGKNAKCGITVGVLSGAQNKEQLEKAHPDYILNSLADLDSIFN